DNA from Onthophagus taurus isolate NC chromosome 2, IU_Otau_3.0, whole genome shotgun sequence:
CTTAAATATgacaatatattatattttaaaagtagATTTAACACggctaaataaatttaaaaaaattatatttgttaattttttaatttataaaataaatcaatcaaCCATgtgtttttctcaataaaaaagaCACATTTGACAATCAACTTTATTCAACctctaatttttgaaatacaatatttcaacgttacattttttgtatgaCGTTTCGGaaaaaaactagttttatAGCGTGTTGGTGGTGAGATAGAAAATCGTGCTCTTGATGTAACCGTGGGGCGTAGTTTTTGACAAATATCGGTTTACCGAATTGTAattggttttaattgttttatgaCTGTGATGTTTAAATATTACTAATGACGATTAAAGTTTTGGTAAGTTATTACGTTAAGACAgtctaataatttaaataaataaccaaACTTCTGtctcgaaaatgttacagaaagGTTGCCAAAATTTATGCTCTTCAATTAAAACCTTAAATGAACACGAGgaaattagaaaagaaaaaaaaaatatataaaaaaagagagTAGAAAGGATGgaaaaataagatataaaaaaaaatgatgataatagtttaattaatttggtgGTAAAAGGATGTATGTTTGAATAAATGAAGGTATGAATGTGTAAgggaaaatataaaacatatttaataaaaatatcttacctCAGATCTTCGAAGTTTAGtcagaaaaacttaaaaaagtttcaaaatacgGTTTAATCCGGAACAATCCTATAATTGGACGTGCAAAAACGTTATCAATAAATTGCACAACACGTAGATGAATCCCAAAAATTTGGATTAGGAACCAATCACCAcgcgaaaaattcaaaatggcttAACCAAAAATCCTAATTCTACGTGCGTACACGTATTGATCTGACTTGAAAAGAGGAAGAGAAAATCTTACACAGACGATAAATATCCtcaaaaattcacaaaaaataGATACTTGCGCACAAGCAAGAATAACGAAACAATTAACACCATCTTTTAGGGGAAACGAAGAAGTAAAATAAGTTTAGgggaaaataaattgaaaaggaaaaaggaaaatcatGAAAGGAGATCTTCGGAGAATTGtcgctgaaaaagaaaaattaataaaacaaaaattcaacaaaataaacaaaaagtaaacaaaataaatcatcgcGAAATTTATGCAACTCAAAATACtcgataacaaaataaaatatctaacccaaaataaaattaaaacaaagaaCTAGGAAAGTAAAGGTTAAACActcaaattaaacattaagGAAAAATACAACCGTAACATTCGTTGTAGAGTTTGCCATCAAAAACACCACAGCTCTTTACACTTCGATAAttctaataattgtttttggtttttcttaacattgtgttgatttagatgaaaatacttttttctatactttttcaatgttatatttatttaagttcTCTATTCGACATGTTTCGAGGATCCAGTCCTCATCTTCAGGAAAATTCCTGTACATgaatacaaaataatcaaatcaaaattaagtttgaAATTCAAAACAGTGTGtaacagaaaagaaaattaaaattatttttaggttatgtcaatcttaaagaaaaattaaaaattattgtgtCCTTATTTCTACTTAcgtcaatttttgaataaaagatAATCATATCCCACGGattacaattcaaaattttcaggactaaacaattaaaaaacagaaataaactattaaaattgaatcggAAGATTCTGCAATTCATCGGCGTGTATTATGGAACCAGTTTTGGATGACGTATTATCGTTATGCTATATGTAACAACATCAAacttaaattaagattaaaatcaaatacaaTTGGCGACATTGAATTCGGATGGTTAAatgacttaaatttaaaaattttgtttttaaaaactttctaTAAATTGGTGTTGGGTTTGTGATGAGTTGTGATGGGAAGTTTGGGAGTTTTGTGGATAGGATGGGAATAGTAGCCAAGGAACTAAAATATTGCAGAATCAAGTCGCTACTTTATCTTGATACTCTCGCTTATTTTGGTGTTTAGTAGGTGTGAATGGTTGTTTTAGGAATGAATAAATTGGTCTATGGAAAGTTTGTACTTGTTTGTTAAGGCATAcggtattgggattgttaaatataaatcttttaatcTCGTATCCTTCcagtaattccattaaatgtCCCTTATTAATATTGTGGAGTATGTGTGCATCATTGTTTTCATTGAATTCGTGGTCATGATTATACATTAGATGTTTACCAAAGTTAGAATTGTCTCTAGTTTTATGTTCCTTTATTCGTGTTTTTAGTGCTCTACCTGTCTCACCTATGTATGTTGCGTTGCAAGTTGTGCATTCCAGTTTATATACTCCATTTTTGTCGTGTGTATTGAAcgattgtttattatttatcaaggAATTAGTTAAAGTGTTGTTCGTTTTGAAAGTTATATTAAGGtcatattttgtaaaaattttctttattttagtaGTTAAATGTCCTGGGTATTGTATTGAAGAACAATATGTAGGTTTATTTCTTTGATTACAGGGTATCAATGATGTAGTGTTTTGCAGGTGGcacttttgtttttgtttgtcaATCATTTTGTCAATTAAGTTTTCTGGGAAATTATTGTTTCTTATTATCTGTTTGATAATGTTCAATTCCTTCTTTAAGCTTTCCGgttttaaatatgtattaaaGGCTCTATGTAAGTATGTTCGAATTGCTGCCATTTTATGAGTGTTTGAGTGAAATGAGTTATAGGGAATAATTGAGTCTGTTTGTGTGGGCTTTCTGTAAATGTTGTAATGTATGTCATtgtctattttacatatttcgaCATCaagaaagtttattttattattattttcaatttctgtGGTGAATTTTATGTTGGGGTGTAGTTTATTAAGGTATGAGTGCATATTTTCAGCTATGGAATGATCTCGGGTATCAAATATTACTAAAATGTCGTCTACATATCGTTTCCATGTTATGATCTTGTTCCTAAAAGGGttgatattatttattatatggtCGTTTTCTAGTTTATTGAGGAAAATGTCAGCTATTAGTCCACTGAGGGGTGAACCCATTGGTAGACCTTCGTTGTACATAtacattttatcattaaacaGGCAAAAGTTTTGTTCGATGCATAGTTTGAACAAATTATATATTGTGTCTATTTCTCCTTTATCCTTTAGTTTAGTTTCCAATATGGTTCTGATAATTTCCAATGATTCTCCAGTAGGTATGTTAGTGTATAGATTGGTTATGTCATATGAAACTAGAAGGTAAGTTTCCTTTAATGGTAAGCTGTTAAGTTCTGttaataaatcgtttctatttttaactgTGTGATTTGGTTGAAATTGAATGACATTTTTCATGAAGGTTATAAggaattttgctattttataAGTGCTAGAATCTATTGAGGTAATGATTGGTCGTATGGGATGATTTTCTTTATGCAGTTTAATGAGGGAGTATAGTCGTGGTATTTTTGAGTTCATCGGAAGTAACTTATTGGggtatttttcatatttagatagggtttcttttattttgttaatatatcTCCTAACcttattattaaaagtgacAGTGGGATTTCTTTCAATTTGTCTAAAGTTATTTTCGTTAAGGAAAGTTTCAGTTTTAACATTATATTCGTTTTTATCAAGTATAACCAAACCTGCATTTTTGTCTCCCTTGGTGATTATCAGTTGGTTGttctttacttttttctttatgttttgtattgttgttgtttctttCTTCTGCTCTTCTTTTaatcttctcttcttcttgtTCCCGTTCTGGAGTTTTTctctatctcttttaatttcttctccGATCAATAACTGTTGTATTTCTCTTGAAATGTCTCTTTCATTAGGTTTACCTTTAATTGTGGCCTCAATTTCCAATGCAGTTCTTCGTAAGCTTGGTTCTTTTTTGGGGGCATATTTGTTACTTTTGTtgagaattttcatttcattttcgtTGAAATGTACCTTTGATAAGTTGGTCAGTCTGTCATGGAAAATATGATGTATTTCATTTTTCGATTCTTCATCTGAGTcttctcttttctttttctctttccGCAGTTGTTCCAGCTTCCCATTCTTTCTTCTCCATTCATCTTCCATTTTATTTCTCTGCAGCATCTTAGAGTTGTTAAttatatcttcaatttgtaaGAAGTCAAGTTGTGTTGTcatttcttgataaaattGGTAAAGTTTGATGTTTGTTATGTTGATTATTGaataatgttttttgattTCGCTTTTAATCTgtttttctatcatttttcGAATCATATTGTCATCCAAATGTTTAGGATATTTGTGTATTGTAAATTTTGGTGTGAGTTTTTCTTCTAAACACGTTTTAAGGAATCGAATGTGTTGCAGTTCCATTTGTAATCGTTGTTGGTATTTCTTGTATTCATATATAGTGATATGGTCGTATCAACCtcattataataattgtttttggtttttcttaacattgtgttgatttagatgaaaatacttttttctatactttttcaatgttatatttatttaagttcTCTATTCGACATGTTTCGAGGATCCAGTCCTCATCTTCAGGAAAATTCCTGTACACGAATACAATATGACTGTACATATTTAAAACCGGAAAGCTTAAAGAAGGAATTGAACATTATCAAACAGATAACAAGAAACAATAATTTCCCAGAAAACTTAATTGACAAAATGATtgacaaacaaaaacaaaagtgCCACCTGCAAAACACTACATCATTGATACCCTGTAATCAAAGAAATAAACCTACATTGTTCATCTACATTGTTCTTCAATACAATACCCAGGACATTTAACtactaaaataaagaaaatttttacaaaatatgaCCTTAATATAACTTTCAAAACGAACAACATTTTAACTAATTccttgataaataataaacaatcgTTCAATACGCTCGACAAAAATAGAGTATACAAACTGGAATGCACAACTTGCAACGCAACATACATAGGTGAGACAGGTAGAGCACTAAAAACACGAATAAAGGAACATAAAACTAGAGACAATTCTAACTTTGGTAAACATCTAATGTTTAATCATGATCACGAATTCAATGAAAACAATGATGCACACATACTCCACAATATTAATAAGGGacatttaatggaattactgGAAGGATACGAgattaaaagatttatatttaacaatCCCAATATCGTATGCCTTAACGAACAAGTACAAACTTTCCATAGACCAATTTATTCATTCCTAAAACAACCATTCACACCTACTAAACGCCAAAATAAACGAGAGTATCAAGATAAAGTAGCGACTTGATTCTGCAATATTTTAGTTCCTTGGCTACTATTAACATCCTATCCACAAAACTCCCAAACTTCCCATCACAACTCATCACAAACCCAACACCAATTTAtagaaagtttttaaaaacaaaatttttaaatttaagtcatTTAACCATCCGAATTCAATGTCGCCAAttgtatttgattttaatcttaatttaagtTTGATGTTGTTACATATAGCATAACGATAATACGTCATCCAAAACTGGTTCCATAATACACGCCGATGAATTGCAGAATCTTccgattcaattttaatagtttatttctgttttttaattgtttagtcctgaaaattttgaattgtaatCCGTGGGATATGATTatcttttattcaaaaattgacgTAAGTAGAAATAAGGacacaataatttttaatttttctttaagattgacataacctaaaaataattttaattttcttttctgttaCACACTGTTTTGAATTtcaaacttaattttgatttgattatCTTGTATTCATGTACAGGAATTTTCCTGAAGATGAGGACTGGATCCTCGAAACATGTCGAATAGAgaacttaaataaatataacattgaaaaagtatagaaaaaagtattttcatcgataattctAAATCGTCATTGGTTCACGTCGGAACTACAGCCTGTGATGTCAGTCAAACCTCCGACTCTA
Protein-coding regions in this window:
- the LOC139432737 gene encoding tubulin glycylase 3C-like — encoded protein: MELQHIRFLKTCLEEKLTPKFTIHKYPKHLDDNMIRKMIEKQIKSEIKKHYSIINITNIKLYQFYQEMTTQLDFLQIEDIINNSKMLQRNKMEDEWRRKNGKLEQLRKEKKKREDSDEESKNEIHHIFHDRLTNLSKVHFNENEMKILNKSNKYAPKKEPSLRRTALEIEATIKGKPNERDISREIQQLLIGEEIKRDREKLQNGNKKKRRLKEEQKKETTTIQNIKKKVKNNQLIITKGDKNAGLVILDKNEYNVKTETFLNENNFRQIERNPTVTFNNKNLTAYH